Genomic DNA from Vreelandella subglaciescola:
CTGCAGGGCCAAGGGCTGGCCGCGCTGTCACGCGAAAGCCTGGGCGATGAGGCCGGCCCCGGCCTGGTGATTTCCAACCCGCCCTACGGCGAACGGCTGGGCGAGCTGCCCGAACTGGTCAGCCTTTACGGCACGTTGGGCGAAAAGGCCAAGGCGCTGTTTCCCGGCTGGACGCTGGCGGTGTTTACCGGTAACCCCGACCTTGGCCATCGGCTGGGGATGCGCGCGCACAAGCAGTACGCGCTGAAAAATGGCCCGCTGGACGCCAAGCTGCTGTTGATGGCGATAGATGCGCCCGCCGATCAGGCGGCGCCAGCTGTTGATAAAGTGGGTAAAAATGCCGACGTGCGTCACGACGAGCCGTCTCCCGCGCCGCACGTATCAGAAAACGCGCAGATGTTTGCCAACCGGCTGCTAAAGAATCGCAAGCGGCTGAAAAAATGGCTCAAACAGAGCGGCGAAAGTTGCTACCGGCTGTACGATGCGGACATGCCCGAATACGCGCTAGCGGTGGATGTTTACGGTGACCGCGTCCACGTTCAGGAGTATGCGCCGCCGCGCACAGTGAATCCGGCGCAGGCACAAAAGCGCCTGTTTGACGCGCTGGAAGTGCTGCCCCGAGCGCTGGACGTGGATCCGGGCCGGGTCTTCGTCAAACGTCGAGAACGCCAGACGGGCAAGACGCAGTACCAGAAACGCGCGGCCAGCGGCGAGCGCTTTGAGGTAACGGAAGGGCAGGCGCGGGTGTGGGTCAACCTGCGCGACTACCTCGATACCGGATTGTTTCTGGATCATCGTCCGGTGCGCCGGATGCTGGGCGAAATGGCGGCGGGCAAACGCTTTTTGAACCTGTTTTGCTACACCGCCACGGCCACGGTGCAGGCCGCACTGGGCGGCGCCAGCGATAGTGTGAGTGTGGATATGTCCAACACCTACCTGGAATGGGCGCGGGATAACTTTGCGTTGAACCAGCTCGACTCGTCGCGCCATCGCGTCATACGCGATGACTGCTTCGCGTGGCTGGAAACCGCGGGTACCGAGTTCGATTTGATCTTCATGGACCCGCCGACGTTTTCCAACTCCAAGAAAATGCGCGCCACGCTGGATGTTCAGCGCGATCACGCGCGTCTTATCGACCTGGCCATGGCGCGTTTGGCACCCGGCGGCACGCTGGTGTTTTCCAATAACCAGCGCCGCTTCACGCTGGATGACGCGGTGGGCGAACGCTACGCGGTCGAGGATATATCAGAGCGCAGCTTTGACCCGGATTT
This window encodes:
- the rlmKL gene encoding bifunctional 23S rRNA (guanine(2069)-N(7))-methyltransferase RlmK/23S rRNA (guanine(2445)-N(2))-methyltransferase RlmL; this encodes MTEPSHNEPLDSSEPLDLLVTCPKGIEGLLADELTQLGAAPGKTTVAGVYATASHSTAYRLCLWSRLANRVIVRLSHDTLIDTPEQLREATSGVRWAQHINEDVTLAVDFHGRSEHIRHTRFGAQTVKDGIVEALSRAGRLRPEVDTKTPDVRIYAHLHRQVLTLGIDLAGESLHRRGYRRDVGHAPLKENLAAALLVRAGWPARAKAGEPLVDPLCGAGTLLIEGALMAADQAPNLNRKRFGFHGWARFEAAQWQELKREAAARASIGRKRCKNAFYGFDQSPAALAAAKSNAMRAGIPALLTLQGQGLAALSRESLGDEAGPGLVISNPPYGERLGELPELVSLYGTLGEKAKALFPGWTLAVFTGNPDLGHRLGMRAHKQYALKNGPLDAKLLLMAIDAPADQAAPAVDKVGKNADVRHDEPSPAPHVSENAQMFANRLLKNRKRLKKWLKQSGESCYRLYDADMPEYALAVDVYGDRVHVQEYAPPRTVNPAQAQKRLFDALEVLPRALDVDPGRVFVKRRERQTGKTQYQKRAASGERFEVTEGQARVWVNLRDYLDTGLFLDHRPVRRMLGEMAAGKRFLNLFCYTATATVQAALGGASDSVSVDMSNTYLEWARDNFALNQLDSSRHRVIRDDCFAWLETAGTEFDLIFMDPPTFSNSKKMRATLDVQRDHARLIDLAMARLAPGGTLVFSNNQRRFTLDDAVGERYAVEDISERSFDPDFQRRTNLHHVFLLQARA